One genomic segment of Amycolatopsis sp. WQ 127309 includes these proteins:
- the hemQ gene encoding hydrogen peroxide-dependent heme synthase, with protein MARVNFSELNDTIRYTTWSVFRIEPGRLGEDRGTAGRETTEYLDGLEAKGVVVRGVYDLSALRADADYMIWWHAEEIEQVQAAYAGFRRTPLGRASTPVWSQTALHRPAEFNKSHIPAFLAGEEARKFICVYPFVRSYEWYLLPENERRKMLADHGKEARDYPDVRANTVASFALGDYEWILAFEADELHRIVDLMRHLRGTEARLHVREEIPFYTGTRVPPAELVAALP; from the coding sequence ATGGCGCGGGTCAACTTCAGCGAGCTCAACGACACCATCCGGTACACCACCTGGTCGGTCTTCCGGATCGAGCCCGGCAGGCTGGGTGAGGACCGCGGGACCGCCGGTCGCGAGACCACCGAGTACCTCGACGGGCTCGAGGCCAAGGGCGTCGTCGTCCGCGGCGTCTACGACCTTTCCGCGCTGCGGGCCGACGCCGACTACATGATCTGGTGGCACGCCGAGGAGATCGAGCAGGTCCAGGCCGCCTACGCCGGGTTCCGGCGGACGCCGCTCGGGCGCGCGTCGACGCCGGTCTGGAGCCAGACCGCGCTGCACCGGCCCGCCGAGTTCAACAAGAGCCACATCCCCGCGTTCCTCGCCGGGGAAGAGGCCCGCAAGTTCATCTGCGTCTACCCGTTCGTCCGCTCCTACGAGTGGTACCTGCTGCCGGAGAACGAGCGCCGCAAGATGCTCGCCGACCACGGCAAGGAAGCCCGCGACTACCCGGACGTGCGCGCCAACACCGTCGCGTCGTTCGCGCTGGGCGACTACGAGTGGATCCTCGCGTTCGAGGCCGACGAGCTGCACCGGATCGTCGACCTCATGCGCCACCTGCGCGGCACCGAGGCGCGCCTGCACGTGCGCGAAGAGATCCCGTTCTACACCGGCACCCGCGTGCCGCC